CACAGTTTGCTTATCTCTTAGAATATAAGACTGTAACCATGAAATCGGTTTATGTTGGTGTATTATGAGGGTTACTCTTTCTATTGAATCCTTTGATTTGGATCGTAAACTTGTCTTTACCGAGTTATTCAACTCAATGGACAAATCAAAGAATCACTCCTTGTTAGTTCGATCTATGTCTTTTATGAAGAGAATGaatcttttttatcaaacaagcttaaaaaaatggttaaagatCTCTTGTGGTAATAGTTGACATTTTTTATGCACAAACTAATAGGGTTGTTCCATTGTTATTGACACTTAACATCTTGCTTATTTAACTTGGCCTTTGCATGCATATCTTCAGGTCATATGAGGCAGAAATAGCATACCTAGATGTTGAATCAGATGAAATCAATTTAACTTCCAAAAGAGATTATCAGGGTAATTTGATACGGGCAATAAGGTCTTCACACGTATCAGAAAGACGTATCTGCCGAACTAATTGCAATGTTTGTAATGAAAAGCCAAATCATGCATCTGTTGGAGTTTGCAGCCTCACACCTCATTTGAATTCAGAAGAAACAAGATGGGCAAGATCCAAAGGACATTTTCTTAGTGTAGGAGCTGCTGTAATCTCTTGCAGAAATGAAAAAGCACCGGATGGATTGGTGGCTGATGCACACCTGTCTGATGGTTTCCTTCATCTTATATTGATCAGAGACTGTCCCCATGCATCTTATTTATGGTAAACACACCTGTCTTCTTTCTACATTATGCATGTGAAATTATCAAAGTCAGTAAATCTGTTGTAAAGTTTGAATCTGTTCTTTGCTACGAAGAAAGAAATCTTTATCTATCTTATGTTTGGAAATCTTGCATTCCAATGCCATATCACATCAATCTTTGAACCCTCGGAATGTTTTTTACATGTAGGATCTGCTCAATTGAGCTGATGGaatttttgaattgaaaaataattttacattaaatgtaTGCAATCCATTGACTGTTTAATATAATGACTTGCACCTGGTTTTTAGTGGGATATTTTGTACTTGGTAAAGTGTAATACATACCACTGCTTAAAAAATCCTCTGGAAATCTGTCTCCGGCAGTCTTAGaataaatagattaataatCTTTTGCACAACCATGTGACGTGTTTGTGAAGACTGAAACATGAAAAAGTTTATTGATACTCTTTTATGTGgaacctttattttttattttaaaaattcatacgCTCTGCTCTCATATATGTTATATAGTTTAAATGATTGTATTTTATGCTTGTCTCATTATTTCTACAGAAATCAAATATAGGTTACACATTTAGTAACAATAtccttctttattttctttacaaaatgATGCAGGCATCTGACTCAACTTACAAGAAGAGGGGGAAGCCCCTTGAATTTTAAGTTTGTTGAACATCATAAGGTTGGTTTTTCCCTAATCCACACCACCTCCAAGCATGACCAtggataattttattaattttgtctaGCTTTTGCAGACCCCTGCATTTACTTTCACTTCTTCGGGCGATGAGAGTGTATGGAATGTTGATGGAGAGATTTTTCAGGCACACCAACTTTCAGCTCAAGTGTTTAGAGGTCTTGTATCCATGTTTGCATCTGGTCCCGAAGTTTAATTGTGGACATAGCTACTTGCTTTAAGTTGTTGTGGCTATGCCATTAACAGGAACCAGGATGAAAGCATAGTTAACACCATGGTCTTGTATATAGTATATATCTATTTACCAATGTAACTACGCCGTTAAGTGGAAGGTTTGGGACTTGTAACTATGGAGggaaattttttatacattggaatatatattttttgtgctTCGTTCATGATTTTCTTTTGGCAATTGCAATAAATGGAAGAAGGCTTGATTGTTTACATCATGATTTTCTTTTGTACGTCATTGTTCTTGTACCTTCAATATCTAATAGAAGTTAGTTTAATATTGTCATTCTATGAACCTTTACATTTTAGATGTCATTTTggtctttcatttattttttttaaaaaatatagtagtCTCTCAAATTTACGGTTTAAGAATTAAAAGTGGttctaaaagattattttaactTAGTATATAAGAAATCGCTTCTTATATATAGGTACCAATTTCACATTTCTTAAGcttgtattttttattgtggtttttattaatatttttatgtgatgataaatgataattatgttttagtttGAGTATAAGACGtcaaaataatgtataataatgattaacatgatatttcttattaaaaaatcaCGTCCAACTGCATTAAATACTTGAAATGAGTGTTTTATTCATTATAGTACACTTACTAAACTCAAAtctatacaaaaaaatattattcttgttttatttatttatactaagAACAAGATTGACATGGGTAAGTGTACAGAGAGTCAGACAGTAGAATCAAATCTATCTACACTTGAAAATCAATCTACCTAAATTAATCAAACAGCACTCTTAGGTCCTACAACTACAAAAAATATCTGCATCCAAGACACTGCTACATGTTTCTAAGAACCCTAAATCAGAGAAATATTGGTCTTAATATCAATATGGAGAAAGAAAATGCTGCTGAAATCATGATTCTGCGGACTTCCACTCCAAAATTGCTGACAAAAGTGTGTAATTAGGAATTAAATGCTTGTGAGGTAAAGCTATGTTTGTCATTGGTGAATTGTCGTTCTCTTCAAGCCACTTATCAATTGCTTTGCGGTCGTATGTATATCCATCAGCAGCAACACAAGGATCATCCATCACATCCTGCATCACATAAAGTACAACAGACATCTTCAAGGACATTGACAAGACAGTTGGATAACAAAGTTTGGCTAAATCTATGATGGTAACTAGTTAACATGGACAGAATGTTCCTTATGTTTTTGTGAAGACTGTTTACCAGAATCTACAGATGGAATCATTCAAAACGTTGCATATAAGTTGATATTTTACTATCTGAGGTTTTTACATTCAGTCTCTGCACCGAAAAAATTGACCTTTCAGTCTCTACATGTGAACATTTAATTCTGTTTTGGTCTTACCATTTGATGAAACCATCACAAATCGATATTAACAGTGTAGAGCTGCTACATATTTTTTTGGGAAGTTATTAAATTATCACAAATTTGTTGCTAAAGTGACAAGTTCTTGTGGTTTAACAAGCACTATAAAATTTGTGGTGGTTTTAGCTCTTAGGACACACTTAACAGAAATGTTTAGCTTTTAGGTATTAAGGCcaaaatgtagaaacaatacaAGCAAAAGAACCAAAGTAGTAATTAAACCTAAAGACATTTTTTTGATCTGAGGTATCCAACCTCATCATAAGGAAAAAGGTTGGGTTTGTTGTCACTAAAATATGTTTACCCAAAAGAGTAGGTcttacattttattattgtggcatagaaaatcaatttattGTCACATATGGAGTATTTGATTACCTGAAGAATTGGACAGATAAAGTGATTAGGAGGTTTGGATTTAATAGTAACAGTTGAAGCAGAGTTTTGGGCCCTATCAGCAACTTCTTTTAATCTGTCAAGTATTGGAAGCACTTGATCTTTTAAATCAGGCCGGTCTCTACGCCGAAGTTCTGCACAGCTCAGTCCCAACAAAGCCAGATCTAGTGTCTCTTTAAATGGCCAAGCTCCTGCCTCTGGATCCAATATATCTGTCAAATTCCCACCTTCAATTGCAGTTTCAACTTTATGAGCAAGTGCTATTGCTGGTTTTGCTGTCAATAACTGTAGGATCACCATTCCAAAAGCATAGACATCAGATTTTGGAGATATTAAGCCAGTCCTTTGATACTCAGGATCAATGTAGCATAGTGTCCCAACAGGTGCTGTGTCCTTGTACATGGTAGATAAATTATCGGAATGGAGTACTGTACTAAGTCCAATGTCACCAATCTTGCTGACAAGGTTTCGACCAAGCAAGATGTTTGCAGGTTTTAAGTCACGATGAATGATAGGTTCTGGCTTTGAGCTGTGAAGAAAGGCAAGAGCTGATGCAATTTCCCAAGCTATTCGAAATCTCTCAAACCATGTGATTGGGCAAGTGTTGTTTTTTCTCAGCAGTCTGTCTTCCAGGTTACCGTTCTCCATATATTCATATACAAGACATCCATGATCAGGACATGCACCCAGAAGAAGAAGCAAGTTTGGATGACGAATTCTGCTCAATATCTCTAActagaacaaaagaaaagatataaattaatattgctGTCTGGTTCAGTTCCAGTCTTATAATTAACTTGGTTCCGTTAAAATTGACTTAAAGTAATATGGATTAGATTTGACTATTTGGATTTTTGCCCAACCCTAAccattatatttgaattaggaCTATAAACTTTGATACATCAATGAGAAAATCCAAACTTGCCACCGAAAATGCTATAAACACCTGCAACATTGAAGCTATATACTTATTCTTTTATCTCATATTATGGAACATATTTTTGCTttgctattttatttatagaattcaTACCTCCTGTTGGAATTGCTTGCTTTCACGATTTCCATTGGTGTTGAGAACTTTAACGGCAACAGTTGTGTGATACAAAATACACTTGTACACTGTTCCATATGCTCCCATTCCAATTCTCAGATCTTCAGAAAAAGATGAAGTAGCTGAGACTATTTCAGCCCATGTAAACTTCCGGTACTGTAGTATATTACCACTAAGAGCATCCTccaacttttctttctcttttgtgGCACGGATGACTTTCAACtctgtttctttcctttccACAGCCTCCCTTTCAGCACATTCTTTCATATATACAGCTTCTCTGGATGCATCCTGATATTTCTCTATTTCTAGTTTTGCAAATTCTTTTGCCTTCTCCTCCTTAGCAATAATCTCCTTCATTTTTATGGTTTCTTCTGACCGTCTCTTGCTAAGGTCATTCAGCTgttcaaaacaataaatgatGTTAATCCATTTGACAATACCAGCAAAGATTTTAGTTGTACGCATATGGAAGGTGAATTCATCTTCCAATTTCTATAATAGGGTAATGTATCTTTATGGATGTCAAAGCAAAGAAAGAGAACCTAACAAGGAAACAACTTAGGTATGCCAGGGTGCAGGGGTCCCATTAAATTATTGTACTTATTAGGTAGAAGAAAGTGTTTCTGGCAATAAGAAAACAGATGTTACCTTCCGGGATGCTTC
This DNA window, taken from Vigna radiata var. radiata cultivar VC1973A chromosome 5, Vradiata_ver6, whole genome shotgun sequence, encodes the following:
- the LOC106762418 gene encoding U-box domain-containing protein 35 isoform X1 is translated as MEKILEADANTVSQRSSSSSVVALAIKGNKKSKYVVQWALNKFVPEGMIIFKLIHVHATIKGVPTPLGNVIPLSQVRNDVATAFKKEVEWQTNEMLLPFKRLCEQRKVHVDVVLIESDDVAIAIAEEVAKGAITKLVVGASSRGIFKSKQKGISMKISVSTPRFCTVYAISKGKLSIRQSDMPIDGNIVDDASETSLSSSSSSNYTSTSQTESASVSSYAGLHSSSLATQRFQALSSINSALLSTNPSLSDTSHSRGQSLDLGRENTATSSARNSDIDHALSRVSSCKSFISDTESWMYDQNSIKDVPLAATLPSPNRQAKLNLELEKLRIELRHVQGLHAVAQSEKIEASRKLNDLSKRRSEETIKMKEIIAKEEKAKEFAKLEIEKYQDASREAVYMKECAEREAVERKETELKVIRATKEKEKLEDALSGNILQYRKFTWAEIVSATSSFSEDLRIGMGAYGTVYKCILYHTTVAVKVLNTNGNRESKQFQQELEILSRIRHPNLLLLLGACPDHGCLVYEYMENGNLEDRLLRKNNTCPITWFERFRIAWEIASALAFLHSSKPEPIIHRDLKPANILLGRNLVSKIGDIGLSTVLHSDNLSTMYKDTAPVGTLCYIDPEYQRTGLISPKSDVYAFGMVILQLLTAKPAIALAHKVETAIEGGNLTDILDPEAGAWPFKETLDLALLGLSCAELRRRDRPDLKDQVLPILDRLKEVADRAQNSASTVTIKSKPPNHFICPILQDVMDDPCVAADGYTYDRKAIDKWLEENDNSPMTNIALPHKHLIPNYTLLSAILEWKSAES
- the LOC106762418 gene encoding U-box domain-containing protein 35 isoform X2, with product MEKILEADANTVSQRSSSSSVVALAIKGNKKSKYVVQWALNKFVPEGMIIFKLIHVHATIKGVPTPSTAFKKEVEWQTNEMLLPFKRLCEQRKVHVDVVLIESDDVAIAIAEEVAKGAITKLVVGASSRGIFKSKQKGISMKISVSTPRFCTVYAISKGKLSIRQSDMPIDGNIVDDASETSLSSSSSSNYTSTSQTESASVSSYAGLHSSSLATQRFQALSSINSALLSTNPSLSDTSHSRGQSLDLGRENTATSSARNSDIDHALSRVSSCKSFISDTESWMYDQNSIKDVPLAATLPSPNRQAKLNLELEKLRIELRHVQGLHAVAQSEKIEASRKLNDLSKRRSEETIKMKEIIAKEEKAKEFAKLEIEKYQDASREAVYMKECAEREAVERKETELKVIRATKEKEKLEDALSGNILQYRKFTWAEIVSATSSFSEDLRIGMGAYGTVYKCILYHTTVAVKVLNTNGNRESKQFQQELEILSRIRHPNLLLLLGACPDHGCLVYEYMENGNLEDRLLRKNNTCPITWFERFRIAWEIASALAFLHSSKPEPIIHRDLKPANILLGRNLVSKIGDIGLSTVLHSDNLSTMYKDTAPVGTLCYIDPEYQRTGLISPKSDVYAFGMVILQLLTAKPAIALAHKVETAIEGGNLTDILDPEAGAWPFKETLDLALLGLSCAELRRRDRPDLKDQVLPILDRLKEVADRAQNSASTVTIKSKPPNHFICPILQDVMDDPCVAADGYTYDRKAIDKWLEENDNSPMTNIALPHKHLIPNYTLLSAILEWKSAES